One genomic region from Gossypium hirsutum isolate 1008001.06 chromosome D13, Gossypium_hirsutum_v2.1, whole genome shotgun sequence encodes:
- the LOC107920406 gene encoding uncharacterized protein C630.12 isoform X3, which translates to MKGHEKLTLLLCLIWTATILYGEMFSFYMPFLFSCSWPHLSSSSSSNPTMNGKGYAADYVKVAVIADPQIMDKTSLRLPSKSLALEFVQFYTDLFMRRAFFSSILPFKPEVILFLGDYFDGGPYLSDDEWQESLSRLKHMFGLNTEEIHSTVKVYHLPGNHDIGYATLQSHKPEVVRRYEKEFGSRNYRFMVGKVEFVAVDAQTVDGKREANQEGSVASATWDFVSNVSSDRQLHPRVLLSHIPLYRRDWTDCGPHRGSPIINQVIVLSGHDHDQCTVAHESKGGPVTEHTLGTISWQQGNLYPSFMLLSARNSPLSDTSLPEEAVLTRLCFLPMQTHIYIWYIVLFVLTILSLLLWPTSGLSFCYHRFDDMVECVRKLINMYRDETKEKNEDENCEYEMIWGADGSMHLVKKVLTQPVTRTNDIGAVERGNAVMRATAKKSVNQLTEVCLSMETNADSEVDPKKLPPRGSKSKAKVVIKRFVRTFRMLILIAAVNVPLYMMLLFKDWIDK; encoded by the exons ATGAAAGGGCACGAGAAATTGACTCTGCTTCTATGCCTAATATGGACTGCAACCATCCTTTACGGCGAGATGTTCTCCTTTTACATGCCCTTTCTCTTCTCTTGCTCTTGGCCTCACCTTTCCTCATCCTCTTCTTCCAATCCCACT ATGAACGGAAAAGGTTATGCGGCTGATTATGTCAAAGTTGCTGTTATTGCTGATCCACAG ATCATGGACAAAACCTCCCTTCGCCTGCCGTCTAAATCACTTGCTTTGGAGTTTGTACAATTCTATACAGATTTGTTCATGCGCAGAGCCTTTTTCTCATCCATCCTTCCTTTCAAACCAGAAGTGATTttgtttttgggtgattattttgATGGAGGTCCTTATTTATCAGATGACGA ATGGCAGGAATCGTTAAGCCGTCTGAAGCATATGTTTGGTCTAAATACAGAAGAAATACATTCCACTGTTAAAGTTTACCACCTTCCTGGAAACCATGATATTGGTTATGCAACTCTTCAGTCTCATAAACCAGAG GTGGTTAGACGGTATGAAAAAGAATTTGGGAGCAGAAATTATCGATTCATGGTTGGAAAAGTGGAGTTTGTAGCTGTTGATGCTCAAACTGTGGATGGTAAACGAGAAG CGAATCAAGAAGGAAGTGTTGCTTCAGCAACTTGGGATTTTGTTAGCAATGTCTCATCAG aTCGTCAATTACACCCAAGAGTTTTGTTGAGCCATATTCCATTATATCGGCGGGATTGGACCGATTGTGGACCACATCGTGGCTCTCCAATTATCAATCAG GTTATTGTTTTATCTGGTCATGATCATGATCAGTGTACAGTGGCTCATGAGTCAAAGGGTGGACCTGTAACAGAG CACACTTTAGGGACTATAAGCTGGCAGCAAGGGAACCTCTATCCATCTTTCATGCTGTTATCTGCTAGAAACTCTCCACTCTCAGATACATCGTTGCCAGAAGAAGCTGTACTTACTCGTCTGTGCTTTCTTCCAATGCAAACACACATTTACATATG GTATATAGTACTATTTGTTTTGACCATCCTTTCTCTCCTTCTGTGGCCAACAAGTGGTCTGAGCTTTTGTTATCATCGATTTGATGATATGGTGGAATGTGTCAGAAAGTTGATAAACATGTATAGAGATGAGacaaaagagaaaaatgaagaCGAAAATTGCGAGTATGAGATGATTTGGGGTGCAGATGGATCGATGCATCTTGTCAAAAAAGTTTTAACCCAACCTGTCACACGCACAAATGATATAGGCGCAGTAGAGAG GGGCAATGCTGTGATGAGAGCAACTGCTAAAAAGAGTGTTAATCAGCTGACAGAGGTCTGCTTGAGTATGGAAACAAATGCAGATTCTGAGGTTGATCCAAAGAAGCTACCACCTAGAGGAAGCAAATCAAAGGCGAAGGTGGTAATAAAGAGATTTGTCCGCACATTCCGAATGCTTATTCTCATTGCTGCGGTGAACGTTCCTCTATACATGATGTTGTTGTTCAAAGATTGGATTGACAAATAA
- the LOC107920406 gene encoding uncharacterized protein C630.12 isoform X1 — MKGHEKLTLLLCLIWTATILYGEMFSFYMPFLFSCSWPHLSSSSSSNPTMNGKGYAADYVKVAVIADPQIMDKTSLRLPSKSLALEFVQFYTDLFMRRAFFSSILPFKPEVILFLGDYFDGGPYLSDDEWQESLSRLKHMFGLNTEEIHSTVKVYHLPGNHDIGYATLQSHKPEVVRRYEKEFGSRNYRFMVGKVEFVAVDAQTVDGKREANQEGSVASATWDFVSNVSSDRQLHPRVLLSHIPLYRRDWTDCGPHRGSPIINQRIRHNIYDKEVSYQNYITEESSNQLLNLIRPVIVLSGHDHDQCTVAHESKGGPVTEHTLGTISWQQGNLYPSFMLLSARNSPLSDTSLPEEAVLTRLCFLPMQTHIYIWYIVLFVLTILSLLLWPTSGLSFCYHRFDDMVECVRKLINMYRDETKEKNEDENCEYEMIWGADGSMHLVKKVLTQPVTRTNDIGAVERGNAVMRATAKKSVNQLTEVCLSMETNADSEVDPKKLPPRGSKSKAKVVIKRFVRTFRMLILIAAVNVPLYMMLLFKDWIDK, encoded by the exons ATGAAAGGGCACGAGAAATTGACTCTGCTTCTATGCCTAATATGGACTGCAACCATCCTTTACGGCGAGATGTTCTCCTTTTACATGCCCTTTCTCTTCTCTTGCTCTTGGCCTCACCTTTCCTCATCCTCTTCTTCCAATCCCACT ATGAACGGAAAAGGTTATGCGGCTGATTATGTCAAAGTTGCTGTTATTGCTGATCCACAG ATCATGGACAAAACCTCCCTTCGCCTGCCGTCTAAATCACTTGCTTTGGAGTTTGTACAATTCTATACAGATTTGTTCATGCGCAGAGCCTTTTTCTCATCCATCCTTCCTTTCAAACCAGAAGTGATTttgtttttgggtgattattttgATGGAGGTCCTTATTTATCAGATGACGA ATGGCAGGAATCGTTAAGCCGTCTGAAGCATATGTTTGGTCTAAATACAGAAGAAATACATTCCACTGTTAAAGTTTACCACCTTCCTGGAAACCATGATATTGGTTATGCAACTCTTCAGTCTCATAAACCAGAG GTGGTTAGACGGTATGAAAAAGAATTTGGGAGCAGAAATTATCGATTCATGGTTGGAAAAGTGGAGTTTGTAGCTGTTGATGCTCAAACTGTGGATGGTAAACGAGAAG CGAATCAAGAAGGAAGTGTTGCTTCAGCAACTTGGGATTTTGTTAGCAATGTCTCATCAG aTCGTCAATTACACCCAAGAGTTTTGTTGAGCCATATTCCATTATATCGGCGGGATTGGACCGATTGTGGACCACATCGTGGCTCTCCAATTATCAATCAG CGAATACGGCATAATATTTATGATAAAGAAGTAAG TTATCAGAACTACATCACTGAGGAATCATCTAACCAATTGCTAAACTTAATCAGACCA GTTATTGTTTTATCTGGTCATGATCATGATCAGTGTACAGTGGCTCATGAGTCAAAGGGTGGACCTGTAACAGAG CACACTTTAGGGACTATAAGCTGGCAGCAAGGGAACCTCTATCCATCTTTCATGCTGTTATCTGCTAGAAACTCTCCACTCTCAGATACATCGTTGCCAGAAGAAGCTGTACTTACTCGTCTGTGCTTTCTTCCAATGCAAACACACATTTACATATG GTATATAGTACTATTTGTTTTGACCATCCTTTCTCTCCTTCTGTGGCCAACAAGTGGTCTGAGCTTTTGTTATCATCGATTTGATGATATGGTGGAATGTGTCAGAAAGTTGATAAACATGTATAGAGATGAGacaaaagagaaaaatgaagaCGAAAATTGCGAGTATGAGATGATTTGGGGTGCAGATGGATCGATGCATCTTGTCAAAAAAGTTTTAACCCAACCTGTCACACGCACAAATGATATAGGCGCAGTAGAGAG GGGCAATGCTGTGATGAGAGCAACTGCTAAAAAGAGTGTTAATCAGCTGACAGAGGTCTGCTTGAGTATGGAAACAAATGCAGATTCTGAGGTTGATCCAAAGAAGCTACCACCTAGAGGAAGCAAATCAAAGGCGAAGGTGGTAATAAAGAGATTTGTCCGCACATTCCGAATGCTTATTCTCATTGCTGCGGTGAACGTTCCTCTATACATGATGTTGTTGTTCAAAGATTGGATTGACAAATAA
- the LOC107920406 gene encoding uncharacterized protein C630.12 isoform X5: MNGKGYAADYVKVAVIADPQIMDKTSLRLPSKSLALEFVQFYTDLFMRRAFFSSILPFKPEVILFLGDYFDGGPYLSDDEWQESLSRLKHMFGLNTEEIHSTVKVYHLPGNHDIGYATLQSHKPEVVRRYEKEFGSRNYRFMVGKVEFVAVDAQTVDGKREANQEGSVASATWDFVSNVSSDRQLHPRVLLSHIPLYRRDWTDCGPHRGSPIINQRIRHNIYDKEVSYQNYITEESSNQLLNLIRPVIVLSGHDHDQCTVAHESKGGPVTEHTLGTISWQQGNLYPSFMLLSARNSPLSDTSLPEEAVLTRLCFLPMQTHIYIWYIVLFVLTILSLLLWPTSGLSFCYHRFDDMVECVRKLINMYRDETKEKNEDENCEYEMIWGADGSMHLVKKVLTQPVTRTNDIGAVERGNAVMRATAKKSVNQLTEVCLSMETNADSEVDPKKLPPRGSKSKAKVVIKRFVRTFRMLILIAAVNVPLYMMLLFKDWIDK; this comes from the exons ATGAACGGAAAAGGTTATGCGGCTGATTATGTCAAAGTTGCTGTTATTGCTGATCCACAG ATCATGGACAAAACCTCCCTTCGCCTGCCGTCTAAATCACTTGCTTTGGAGTTTGTACAATTCTATACAGATTTGTTCATGCGCAGAGCCTTTTTCTCATCCATCCTTCCTTTCAAACCAGAAGTGATTttgtttttgggtgattattttgATGGAGGTCCTTATTTATCAGATGACGA ATGGCAGGAATCGTTAAGCCGTCTGAAGCATATGTTTGGTCTAAATACAGAAGAAATACATTCCACTGTTAAAGTTTACCACCTTCCTGGAAACCATGATATTGGTTATGCAACTCTTCAGTCTCATAAACCAGAG GTGGTTAGACGGTATGAAAAAGAATTTGGGAGCAGAAATTATCGATTCATGGTTGGAAAAGTGGAGTTTGTAGCTGTTGATGCTCAAACTGTGGATGGTAAACGAGAAG CGAATCAAGAAGGAAGTGTTGCTTCAGCAACTTGGGATTTTGTTAGCAATGTCTCATCAG aTCGTCAATTACACCCAAGAGTTTTGTTGAGCCATATTCCATTATATCGGCGGGATTGGACCGATTGTGGACCACATCGTGGCTCTCCAATTATCAATCAG CGAATACGGCATAATATTTATGATAAAGAAGTAAG TTATCAGAACTACATCACTGAGGAATCATCTAACCAATTGCTAAACTTAATCAGACCA GTTATTGTTTTATCTGGTCATGATCATGATCAGTGTACAGTGGCTCATGAGTCAAAGGGTGGACCTGTAACAGAG CACACTTTAGGGACTATAAGCTGGCAGCAAGGGAACCTCTATCCATCTTTCATGCTGTTATCTGCTAGAAACTCTCCACTCTCAGATACATCGTTGCCAGAAGAAGCTGTACTTACTCGTCTGTGCTTTCTTCCAATGCAAACACACATTTACATATG GTATATAGTACTATTTGTTTTGACCATCCTTTCTCTCCTTCTGTGGCCAACAAGTGGTCTGAGCTTTTGTTATCATCGATTTGATGATATGGTGGAATGTGTCAGAAAGTTGATAAACATGTATAGAGATGAGacaaaagagaaaaatgaagaCGAAAATTGCGAGTATGAGATGATTTGGGGTGCAGATGGATCGATGCATCTTGTCAAAAAAGTTTTAACCCAACCTGTCACACGCACAAATGATATAGGCGCAGTAGAGAG GGGCAATGCTGTGATGAGAGCAACTGCTAAAAAGAGTGTTAATCAGCTGACAGAGGTCTGCTTGAGTATGGAAACAAATGCAGATTCTGAGGTTGATCCAAAGAAGCTACCACCTAGAGGAAGCAAATCAAAGGCGAAGGTGGTAATAAAGAGATTTGTCCGCACATTCCGAATGCTTATTCTCATTGCTGCGGTGAACGTTCCTCTATACATGATGTTGTTGTTCAAAGATTGGATTGACAAATAA
- the LOC107920406 gene encoding uncharacterized protein C630.12 isoform X4, which yields MKGHEKLTLLLCLIWTATILYGEMFSFYMPFLFSCSWPHLSSSSSSNPTMNGKGYAADYVKVAVIADPQIMDKTSLRLPSKSLALEFVQFYTDLFMRRAFFSSILPFKPEVILFLGDYFDGGPYLSDDEWQESLSRLKHMFGLNTEEIHSTVKVYHLPGNHDIGYATLQSHKPEVVRRYEKEFGSRNYRFMVGKVEFVAVDAQTVDANQEGSVASATWDFVSNVSSDRQLHPRVLLSHIPLYRRDWTDCGPHRGSPIINQVIVLSGHDHDQCTVAHESKGGPVTEHTLGTISWQQGNLYPSFMLLSARNSPLSDTSLPEEAVLTRLCFLPMQTHIYIWYIVLFVLTILSLLLWPTSGLSFCYHRFDDMVECVRKLINMYRDETKEKNEDENCEYEMIWGADGSMHLVKKVLTQPVTRTNDIGAVERGNAVMRATAKKSVNQLTEVCLSMETNADSEVDPKKLPPRGSKSKAKVVIKRFVRTFRMLILIAAVNVPLYMMLLFKDWIDK from the exons ATGAAAGGGCACGAGAAATTGACTCTGCTTCTATGCCTAATATGGACTGCAACCATCCTTTACGGCGAGATGTTCTCCTTTTACATGCCCTTTCTCTTCTCTTGCTCTTGGCCTCACCTTTCCTCATCCTCTTCTTCCAATCCCACT ATGAACGGAAAAGGTTATGCGGCTGATTATGTCAAAGTTGCTGTTATTGCTGATCCACAG ATCATGGACAAAACCTCCCTTCGCCTGCCGTCTAAATCACTTGCTTTGGAGTTTGTACAATTCTATACAGATTTGTTCATGCGCAGAGCCTTTTTCTCATCCATCCTTCCTTTCAAACCAGAAGTGATTttgtttttgggtgattattttgATGGAGGTCCTTATTTATCAGATGACGA ATGGCAGGAATCGTTAAGCCGTCTGAAGCATATGTTTGGTCTAAATACAGAAGAAATACATTCCACTGTTAAAGTTTACCACCTTCCTGGAAACCATGATATTGGTTATGCAACTCTTCAGTCTCATAAACCAGAG GTGGTTAGACGGTATGAAAAAGAATTTGGGAGCAGAAATTATCGATTCATGGTTGGAAAAGTGGAGTTTGTAGCTGTTGATGCTCAAACTGTGGATG CGAATCAAGAAGGAAGTGTTGCTTCAGCAACTTGGGATTTTGTTAGCAATGTCTCATCAG aTCGTCAATTACACCCAAGAGTTTTGTTGAGCCATATTCCATTATATCGGCGGGATTGGACCGATTGTGGACCACATCGTGGCTCTCCAATTATCAATCAG GTTATTGTTTTATCTGGTCATGATCATGATCAGTGTACAGTGGCTCATGAGTCAAAGGGTGGACCTGTAACAGAG CACACTTTAGGGACTATAAGCTGGCAGCAAGGGAACCTCTATCCATCTTTCATGCTGTTATCTGCTAGAAACTCTCCACTCTCAGATACATCGTTGCCAGAAGAAGCTGTACTTACTCGTCTGTGCTTTCTTCCAATGCAAACACACATTTACATATG GTATATAGTACTATTTGTTTTGACCATCCTTTCTCTCCTTCTGTGGCCAACAAGTGGTCTGAGCTTTTGTTATCATCGATTTGATGATATGGTGGAATGTGTCAGAAAGTTGATAAACATGTATAGAGATGAGacaaaagagaaaaatgaagaCGAAAATTGCGAGTATGAGATGATTTGGGGTGCAGATGGATCGATGCATCTTGTCAAAAAAGTTTTAACCCAACCTGTCACACGCACAAATGATATAGGCGCAGTAGAGAG GGGCAATGCTGTGATGAGAGCAACTGCTAAAAAGAGTGTTAATCAGCTGACAGAGGTCTGCTTGAGTATGGAAACAAATGCAGATTCTGAGGTTGATCCAAAGAAGCTACCACCTAGAGGAAGCAAATCAAAGGCGAAGGTGGTAATAAAGAGATTTGTCCGCACATTCCGAATGCTTATTCTCATTGCTGCGGTGAACGTTCCTCTATACATGATGTTGTTGTTCAAAGATTGGATTGACAAATAA
- the LOC107920406 gene encoding uncharacterized protein C630.12 isoform X2: MKGHEKLTLLLCLIWTATILYGEMFSFYMPFLFSCSWPHLSSSSSSNPTMNGKGYAADYVKVAVIADPQIMDKTSLRLPSKSLALEFVQFYTDLFMRRAFFSSILPFKPEVILFLGDYFDGGPYLSDDEWQESLSRLKHMFGLNTEEIHSTVKVYHLPGNHDIGYATLQSHKPEVVRRYEKEFGSRNYRFMVGKVEFVAVDAQTVDANQEGSVASATWDFVSNVSSDRQLHPRVLLSHIPLYRRDWTDCGPHRGSPIINQRIRHNIYDKEVSYQNYITEESSNQLLNLIRPVIVLSGHDHDQCTVAHESKGGPVTEHTLGTISWQQGNLYPSFMLLSARNSPLSDTSLPEEAVLTRLCFLPMQTHIYIWYIVLFVLTILSLLLWPTSGLSFCYHRFDDMVECVRKLINMYRDETKEKNEDENCEYEMIWGADGSMHLVKKVLTQPVTRTNDIGAVERGNAVMRATAKKSVNQLTEVCLSMETNADSEVDPKKLPPRGSKSKAKVVIKRFVRTFRMLILIAAVNVPLYMMLLFKDWIDK; encoded by the exons ATGAAAGGGCACGAGAAATTGACTCTGCTTCTATGCCTAATATGGACTGCAACCATCCTTTACGGCGAGATGTTCTCCTTTTACATGCCCTTTCTCTTCTCTTGCTCTTGGCCTCACCTTTCCTCATCCTCTTCTTCCAATCCCACT ATGAACGGAAAAGGTTATGCGGCTGATTATGTCAAAGTTGCTGTTATTGCTGATCCACAG ATCATGGACAAAACCTCCCTTCGCCTGCCGTCTAAATCACTTGCTTTGGAGTTTGTACAATTCTATACAGATTTGTTCATGCGCAGAGCCTTTTTCTCATCCATCCTTCCTTTCAAACCAGAAGTGATTttgtttttgggtgattattttgATGGAGGTCCTTATTTATCAGATGACGA ATGGCAGGAATCGTTAAGCCGTCTGAAGCATATGTTTGGTCTAAATACAGAAGAAATACATTCCACTGTTAAAGTTTACCACCTTCCTGGAAACCATGATATTGGTTATGCAACTCTTCAGTCTCATAAACCAGAG GTGGTTAGACGGTATGAAAAAGAATTTGGGAGCAGAAATTATCGATTCATGGTTGGAAAAGTGGAGTTTGTAGCTGTTGATGCTCAAACTGTGGATG CGAATCAAGAAGGAAGTGTTGCTTCAGCAACTTGGGATTTTGTTAGCAATGTCTCATCAG aTCGTCAATTACACCCAAGAGTTTTGTTGAGCCATATTCCATTATATCGGCGGGATTGGACCGATTGTGGACCACATCGTGGCTCTCCAATTATCAATCAG CGAATACGGCATAATATTTATGATAAAGAAGTAAG TTATCAGAACTACATCACTGAGGAATCATCTAACCAATTGCTAAACTTAATCAGACCA GTTATTGTTTTATCTGGTCATGATCATGATCAGTGTACAGTGGCTCATGAGTCAAAGGGTGGACCTGTAACAGAG CACACTTTAGGGACTATAAGCTGGCAGCAAGGGAACCTCTATCCATCTTTCATGCTGTTATCTGCTAGAAACTCTCCACTCTCAGATACATCGTTGCCAGAAGAAGCTGTACTTACTCGTCTGTGCTTTCTTCCAATGCAAACACACATTTACATATG GTATATAGTACTATTTGTTTTGACCATCCTTTCTCTCCTTCTGTGGCCAACAAGTGGTCTGAGCTTTTGTTATCATCGATTTGATGATATGGTGGAATGTGTCAGAAAGTTGATAAACATGTATAGAGATGAGacaaaagagaaaaatgaagaCGAAAATTGCGAGTATGAGATGATTTGGGGTGCAGATGGATCGATGCATCTTGTCAAAAAAGTTTTAACCCAACCTGTCACACGCACAAATGATATAGGCGCAGTAGAGAG GGGCAATGCTGTGATGAGAGCAACTGCTAAAAAGAGTGTTAATCAGCTGACAGAGGTCTGCTTGAGTATGGAAACAAATGCAGATTCTGAGGTTGATCCAAAGAAGCTACCACCTAGAGGAAGCAAATCAAAGGCGAAGGTGGTAATAAAGAGATTTGTCCGCACATTCCGAATGCTTATTCTCATTGCTGCGGTGAACGTTCCTCTATACATGATGTTGTTGTTCAAAGATTGGATTGACAAATAA